The Pelmatolapia mariae isolate MD_Pm_ZW linkage group LG10_11, Pm_UMD_F_2, whole genome shotgun sequence genome includes a region encoding these proteins:
- the stard13a gene encoding stAR-related lipid transfer protein 13 isoform X4 — protein MRAAKIEAKEACDWLRAAGFPQYAQLYEDSQFPLDISSVKRDHDFLDRDLVEPLCRRLNTLNKCASMKLDVSQPKKKGEDSDEDDPLAISKRWTFEWSSRRWSRLQDFLSDSTNESSPTGQGEGLHSTVSSESVLTDLSEQEITEISSLHSEDSASAMPDSISMASLSASYQPPRELPHYNSLPIKSSRHGQGRRNKAKEFLRRMEIMRTWGPSTRRKGSNRRPALVISGPVLQGEEPQALQMLQCTPISQLEQSPKHNHQTDGDISPDSLSKDCKDQVTVSVSPGNETVELTVKEPVCIKPRTASKRSSMYLEDMVLPSQGKRTEGQSQFGRNQFHSYENLLIHIPKDHKPGTFPKALSIESLAPSPGDRNNDPHVHAQTSARDNGLGEPWSGKPLSKPCPGAPRGSRVSVYDNVPGSHLYASTGDLLDLEKEDNLFPHLDDIIQHVSGLQQIVNHWSRSVLPEGETGEGEEEGEGRTTPSEGERDGVSLNDTDSTGTSRERRDSGVGASLTRPRLRWPSFRTSDHLNQPASSLQISSQSAGQLSLLQKFSLLCLTAIMEKYSMSNKHGWTWSVPKFMKRMKVPDYKEKSVFGVPLIVHVQRCGFPLPLCLQQALSHLRTHCLDQVGLFRKSGVKSRIQALRQQCELSPDCVNYEDQSAYDVADMVKQFFRDLPEPLLTSKLGETFLHIYQYVPKEQRLQAVRAAILLMPDENREVLQTLLYFLRDVTSMVEENQMTPMNLAVCLGPSLFHLSILKSEALSPRSIQRKYTTGQPDQKDLSENLAATQGLAHMITECQRLFQIPEEMVTQSHNSYMEAELMVPPLDELCKAHEEEVDVDEEEEDEEGSYHAHLERLIQNLLKEAKDKSKGWVSRSTTDHTELSFKKVGDGNPLRRWRVCVEVSAAPAEVLHRLLRERPLWETELQQEKILETLDKQTDVYLYSCCNMPPQPTCEYVVLRSWRTDLCKGSSALVSVSVDHEDSPPIGSVRGVVLESQYFLEPCGTGRTRLTHISRVDLRGRSPEWYNKAFGHLCVNEAQRIRSSFLPFDQTSPEAKL, from the exons ATGAGAGCTGCCA AGATTGAGGCTAAAGAGGCTTGTGACTGGCTTCGAGCAGCGGGATTTCCACAGTACGCTCAGCTGTATGAAG ATTCCCAGTTTCCGCTTGACATTTCGTCTGTTAAAAGGGACCACGACTTTTTGGACCGGGATCTGGTGGAGCCTCTGTGTCG GCGTCTGAATACTCTGAACAAGTGCGCCTCCATGAAACTGGACGTCAGTCAACCCAAGAAGAAA GGTGAGGACTCCGATGAAGATGATCCATTGGCTATCAGTAAAAGGTGGACGTTCGAGTGGAGCAGCCGACGCTGGTCTCGCCTACAagacttcctgtctgacagcaCCAATGAAAGCAGCCCGACAGGTCAGGGGGAGGGTCTGCACAGCACAGTGAGCAGCGAGAGTGTGCTGACAGACCTGAGTGAGCAGGAAATCACGGAAATCTCCTCGTTACACAGCGAGGACTCCGCCTCTGCCATGCCCGACTCTATATCGATGGCCTCCCTCTCTGCTTCCTATCAACCGCCACGGGAGCTCCCACACTACAACTCCCTGCCGATCAAAAGCAGCCGCCATGGGCAAGGGAGGCGGAATAAAGCCAAAGAGTTTTTGCGGCGAATGGAAATAATGCGTACTTGGGGGCCATCGACGAGGCGCAAGGGCTCAAACCGCAGGCCGGCGCTGGTCATCAGCGGGCCGGTGTTACAGGGGGAGGAACCTCAGGCGCTGCAGATGCTCCAGTGTACACCTATCAGCCAATTAGAGCAGAGCCCTAAACACAACCACCAAACTGATGGTGACATTTCCCCTGACTCTCTTAGCAAGGATTGTAAAGACCAGGTCACAGTGAGTGTGAGCCCCGGCAACGAGACTGTGGAGCTCACTGTGAAGGAGCCTGTGTGCATAAAGCCCCGCACTGCCAGCAAGAGAAGCAGCATGTATCTGGAGGATATGGTGTTGCCTTCTCAGGGTAAAAGGACCGAAGGTCAGAGCCAGTTTGGCAGAAACCAGTTTCACTCATATGAAAACCTCCTCATTCACATCCCCAAAGACCATAAACCAGGCACCTTTCCAAAAGCCCTCTCCATAGAAAGCCTGGCGCCTTCCCCTGGTGACAGAAACAATGACCCTCACGTACATGCCCAAACTTCTGCCCGTGACAATGGCCTGGGTGAACCCTGGTCTGGTAAACCTTTGTCTAAACCCTGTCCTGGAGCTCCACGGGGCAGCAGAGTGAGTGTTTATGACAACGTGCCAGGCTCCCATTTGTATGCCAGCACAGGAGACCTGCTGGACTTGGAGAAAGAGGACAATCTGTTCCCTCACCTGGATGACATTATCCAGCATGTCAGCGGTCTGCAGCAAATTGTGAACCACTGGAGCCGTAGCGTGCTGCCCGAAGGGGAGAcgggggagggggaggaggaaggGGAGGGCCGGACCACTCCCAGCGAAGGTGAGAGAGACGGGGTCTCCTTAAATGACACAGATTCAACAGGGACCAGCCGGGAGAGGAGAGACTCTGGAGTTGGGGCCTCCCTCACAAGACCACG TCTACGATGGCCCAGTTTCAGAACTTCAGATCATCTCAACCAGCCGGCATCTTCTCTGCAGATCAGCAGCCAATCAGCGGGCCAGCTCAGCCTGCTGCAAAAGTTTTCCCTGCTCTGCCTCACCGCCATCATGGAGAAATACTCGATGTCCAACAAGCACGGCTGGACGTG GTCTGTGCCAAAGTTTATGAAGCGCATGAAGGTGCCAGACTACAAAGAGAAGAGTGTGTTCGGGGTTCCCCTCATTGTCCATGTCCAGCGCTGTGGTTTCCCACTCCCCCTGTGTTTACAGCAAGCCCTCAGCCACCTCAGAACACATTGTCTGGACCAG GTTGGATTGTTCAGGAAGTCCGGCGTGAAGTCTCGTATTCAGGCGTTGAGGCAGCAGTGCGAGTTGTCTCCTGACTGCGTGAACTATGAAGACCAATCAGCTTACGATGTTGCCGACATGGTCAAACAGTTCTTCAGAGACCTGCCTGAACCTCTCCTCACAAGCAAGCTAGGAGAAACCTTCCTGCATATTTACCAGT ATGTCCCAAAGGAGCAGAGACTGCAGGCCGTCCGAGCGGCCATCTTGTTAATGCCAGATGAAAACAGGGAGGTTCTGCAGACGCTGCTCTACTTCCTGCGTGACGTTACATCAATGGTGGAGGAGAATCAGATGACACCCATGAACCTGGCCGTTTGTCTGGGGCCGTCGCTTTTCCACCTCAGCATACTGAAGAGCGAAGCCTTATCACCAAG GTCAATTCAGAGGAAGTACACTACAGGCCAACCCGATCAGAAAGACCTCAGCGAGAACCTGGCTGCCACTCAGGGCCTGGCACACATGATCACCGAGTGCCAACGTCTGTTTCAG ATCCCTGAGGAAATGGTGACCCAGTCCCACAACTCCTACATGGAAGCTGAGCTGATGGTGCCCCCGCTGGACGAGCTTTGCAAAGCTCACGAGGAGGAAGTGGATGTGGAcgaggaagaagaagatgaggaaGGATCCTATCATGCACACCTAGAAAGGCTGATCCAGAacctgctgaaagaggccaaAGATAAGAGCAAAGGCTGGGTGTCTCGCTCAACTACTGACCATACAGAACTGTCATTTAAAAAG GTAGGAGACGGTAACCCTCTAAGGAGGTGGAGAGTGTGTGTCGAGGTGTCGGCAGCTCCCGCTGAGGTGCTGCATCGGCTGCTGCGAGAACGCCCGCTGTGGGAGACTGAATTACAGCAGGAGAAGATTCTGGAGACGCTGGACAAACAGACGGACGTGTACCTGTACTCCTGCTGCAACATGCCACCTCAACCCACCTGTGAATATGTGGTACTAAG